From one Salifodinibacter halophilus genomic stretch:
- a CDS encoding peptidoglycan-associated outer membrane lipoprotein precursor yields the protein RKNSATVAGAVAGAVAGNAIQNRVGAPSYNVYVRMDDGRTQVVTQKNLDGIRENTYVRVANGRVYIR from the coding sequence CCGCAAGAACAGCGCCACCGTGGCCGGCGCGGTCGCCGGCGCGGTCGCCGGCAACGCCATCCAGAACCGGGTCGGCGCGCCGAGCTACAACGTCTACGTGCGCATGGACGACGGCCGCACCCAGGTCGTCACCCAGAAGAACCTCGACGGCATCCGCGAGAACACCTATGTGCGCGTGGCTAACGGCCGCGTCTACATCCGCTGA